Proteins co-encoded in one Anaerotignum faecicola genomic window:
- a CDS encoding 2-isopropylmalate synthase: INYPERQWPNKEIEKAPVWCSVDLRDGNQALIEPMVVEEKIEMFNLLVKLGFKEIEIGFPAASQIEFDFLRQLVERKLIPDDVVVQVLVQCREHLIKRTFEAIQGIKKAIVHIYNSTSTLQRDVVFHK, from the coding sequence ATCAATTATCCGGAGAGACAATGGCCGAACAAAGAGATTGAAAAAGCGCCGGTATGGTGCAGTGTTGACTTAAGAGATGGAAACCAGGCGCTCATTGAGCCCATGGTCGTGGAAGAGAAGATTGAGATGTTCAACCTTCTTGTGAAGCTTGGCTTTAAGGAGATCGAGATCGGATTTCCGGCTGCTTCTCAGATTGAATTTGATTTCTTAAGACAGCTCGTAGAAAGGAAACTGATTCCTGATGATGTGGTAGTTCAGGTTCTGGTTCAGTGCCGTGAGCATCTGATTAAGAGAACATTTGAGGCTATTCAGGGAATTAAGAAGGCGATTGTACATATTTATAACTCCACCTCCACTCTGCAGAGGGATGTGGTATTCCACAAGAG